From a single Glycine soja cultivar W05 chromosome 19, ASM419377v2, whole genome shotgun sequence genomic region:
- the LOC114399187 gene encoding uncharacterized protein LOC114399187, whose protein sequence is MSRRNESGPKLDLKLNLSPPRADRRLESPTRSATASPTSPPSSCVSSELNQEDKSYSNSPEATSMVLVGCPRCLMYVMLSEDDPKCPKCKSTVLLDFLHDTKNPTIRRS, encoded by the coding sequence ATGAGTCGCAGAAACGAAAGTGGTCCAAAGCTTGACTTGAAGCTGAACCTGTCCCCACCGAGGGCTGATCGGAGACTGGAGTCACCGACACGATCGGCGACGGCGTCGCCGACGTCACCGCCGAGCTCGTGCGTGTCGTCGGAGCTGAACCAAGAGGACAAAAGTTACTCTAACAGCCCTGAAGCCACTTCCATGGTTCTTGTGGGTTGCCCTCGCTGCCTCATGTATGTGATGCTCTCTGAGGATGATCCAAAGTGCCCCAAATGCAAAAGCACCGTTTTGCTTGATTTTCTCCATGACACCAAAAACCCCACCATAAGGAGGAGTTAG